A single Mytilus trossulus isolate FHL-02 chromosome 12, PNRI_Mtr1.1.1.hap1, whole genome shotgun sequence DNA region contains:
- the LOC134693142 gene encoding toll-like receptor 4: protein MVPTHVESIIMNNSRLGYAFRWTIFNTLSIVNLTLSNNQFYSFIGPICNATNLKYLDLSGNRCSSLTPYFFNALPSLETLLLQNNLLGLSKTLHNINASFVFGTLTQLQCLNLSTNKISSLSTDIFWNLKSIRQISLKDNLLTDFHVKLDNMPHLTYLDLSENQIFQLSKNSTLWISQSIRRSKSFQIDLSNNPIMCSCSSLIFLKWLQKHQLAFKNFNGYKCSYTKTFKTLTDAVISLDKSCPTYTTLTILILLLIITFLICLIMIIIYRNRWKLKYWYYIAKRKYFQHDYLLLEERQNYKFDAFLSYADEERLFVITDVMKKLEANENFRLCIHERDFIPGCDIADNIVNAIHHSRKVIFIVTPSFLKSKWCIYELNMTYMEYQVSRQGVDCMIMVIKDNIRERDIPRNMYEIMKDESYLKFPENEADDLTFWERLIDSLR, encoded by the coding sequence ATGGTTCCAACTCATGTCGAatcaataataatgaataattcaAGATTAGGATATGCATTTCGCTGGACAATATTTAATACTCTGTCGATCGTTAACCTTACATTAAGTAACAATCAATTTTACAGTTTCATTGGTCCTATATGTAATGCGACAAACCTCAAATATCTAGACCTTTCTGGTAACCGATGTTCCTCCCTTACACCATATTTTTTCAATGCCTTACCATCTTTGGAAACTCTTTTACTACAAAATAATCTCTTAGGTCTATCAAAAACGCTTCACAACATAAATGCGAGCTTTGTTTTTGGCACATTGACTCAACTTCAATGTTTAAATTTGTCAACAAATAAGATATCATCACTTTCTACCGACATATTTTGGAATTTGAAGAGCATACGGCAAATAAGTTTAAAAGACAATTTACTTACTGACTTTCATGTAAAATTAGACAATATGCCACATTTGACTTATTTAGATTTGTCGGAAAACCAAATTTTCCAGTTATCAAAGAACTCCACACTTTGGATTAGTCAATCCATTCGTAGAagtaaaagttttcaaattgatttatcAAACAACCCGATAATGTGTTCGTGTTCATCTCTCATTTTTCTGAAGTGGCTACAAAAACACCAACTAGCATTTAAGAATTTCAACGGATATAAGTGTTCTTATACCAAAACCTTTAAGACATTAACAGATGCCGTTATCTCCCTGGACAAATCCTGCCCTACATATACTACTTTGACTATTCTTATATTGCTTCTGATAATAACATTCTTGATCTGTCTCATTATGATTATTATATACAGAAACAGATGGAAATTGAAATACTGGTACTATATTGCGAAGCGTAAGTATTTTCAGCATGACTATCTGCTATTAGAAGAGAGACAAAACTATAAATTTGATGCCTTTCTTTCTTACGCTGACGAGGAACGACTTTTTGTTATTACGGATGTAATGAAAAAGCTAGAAGCAAATGAGAATTTTCGTCTGTGCATTCATGAACGGGATTTTATTCCCGGGTGCGATATCGCAGACAATATCGTCAATGCTATCCATCACAGTCGTAAAGTGATTTTCATAGTGACTCCTTCTTTCCTGAAGTCAAAATGGTGTATATACGAATTAAATATGACTTATATGGAATATCAAGTTTCCAGGcaaggtgttgattgtatgattATGGTGATAAAGGACAACATAAGAGAACGAGACATTCCAAGAAACATGTATGAAATCATGAAGGATGAGAGCTACTTAAAATTCCCTGAGAATGAAGCAGACGACTTGACATTTTGGGAACGTTTAATCGATTCCTTACGATAG
- the LOC134693477 gene encoding uncharacterized protein LOC134693477 gives MCDVSNDDDSADNDPDETWTPPSAISENEIKQLEATNNDLVNKLQNLEAKYADERQAKYDAERRADIAEKKLEVLQDRLKRETEDNEKLSDRLRQHSEDSNERIKTLQTKLEETESNHQQLIDKHQL, from the exons ATGTGTGACGTATCGAATGACGATGATAGTGCTGACAATGACCCGGATGAAACATGGACACCACCATCTG CCATATCCgaaaacgaaataaaacaattagaaGCTACCAACAACGATTTAGTTAATAAACTACAGAATCTTGAAGCAAAGTACGCAGATGAGAGACAGGCTAAATATGACGCAGAAAGACGGGCAGACATTGCTGAGAAGAAACTTGAGGTTTTACAAGATAGACTTAAAAg GGAAACTGAAGATAACGAAAAACTTTCAGACAGGTTAAGACAACACTCAGAAGATTCAAATGAGAGAATAAAAACGTTACAAACAAAACTTGAGGAAACAGAAAGTAATCACCAGCAGCTGATAGACAAACATCAGTTGTAA
- the LOC134693082 gene encoding uncharacterized protein LOC134693082 yields MLELNETKTKLQNVPDKCQELQRELSKELCEQRSEYDFELRKAKTEAVEANNQVKTVTDFYRREKEENRQLQKVISIMTEELEIGKKKLSEKDVEIDKYLNDFHSIFEGQKRESEYPTDEDDLLETTHLMSSEVNKDILQYVGEKVISNSVLQKYPDVKLKRKSDRLILICSSQEMVNGVQQFLNDMITFAGDTLSWSLGQTKIESDPASSDDSNPTMVTFEMSSDDYDKFKFFCKDDILQHASYDGTNLKLRLKSTAERQKYEEIIIAHQQQLLWLEHVTVQYVETLQKDVTKGVIAEEFPTIYCQIEKNFIILFGDELSILQRAKQRLEMILNINQQFRKGRKYNDMTNSETIDVSNSREIDQLSSTHFASRSLSMNDVRYDDGISANWIFTTVEGITVKVYFGSILKLDVDCIVKSKSENISFRYGNSAPMYEAAGRQYYEDHENYIRRNDKFTVRTCVSSSTNNHYYKYVIHTTEPRWQDYRENEKHKCAFDFQQTIVCCLVEADKLQLTSIALPFVSTGISPIPKEICAKEYCKAIEEYSRIRKNTSSLLEIHFIDKNYALISLIRQEFAQAFNQSGQACVSKLEPGRQNLKPYSKSTNVRAAQFPVRSRMDNGNAELCCICLKKIVQPFQLQCGHWFCSVCIDRHFKNESTCPQCGGIQGSQTGIQPPGRMEVNIKSSSLCGFPGTDTIEIVYIIPSGIQGEEHPNPGRPFEGITRRAYLPNNTKGQLIAKLLQIAFDRRLIFTIGTSRTTGKTGVVIWNDISHKTNPEPNAMFGFPDDMYFDRVLDDLGFKGVTEKDIQP; encoded by the exons ATGTTAGAGTTAaacgaaacaaaaacaaaacttcagAACGTACCAGACAAATGTCAAGAGTTACAAAG GGAGTTATCGAAAGAATTATGCGAACAAAGGAGTGAATATGATTTTGAATTACGAAAAGCAAAAACCGAAGCAGTAGAAGCTAATAACCAAGTTAAAACAGTAACAGACTTTTACAGAAG AGAGAAGGAAGAAAACAGACAACTTCAAAAAGTGATAAGCATAATGACAGAGGAATTAGAAATAGGGAAGAAAAAG TTGAGTGAGAAAGATGTGGAAATCGACAAGTATCTCAATGATTTTCACTCAATATTCGAAGGACAAAAAAGAGAAAGTGAATATCCAACAGACGAAGATGATCTCCTTGAA ACGACACATTTGATGAGTAGTGaagtaaataaagatatattacaGTATGTGGGTGAAAAGGTCATTTCCAACTCTGTACTCCAAAAATATCCTGATGTCAAATTAAAGAGGAAAAGTGATAGGTTGATTTTAATATGTTCCTCTCAAGAAATGGTGAATGGTGTCCAGCAATTCCTCAATGACATGATAACATTTGCTGGGGATACACTGTCCTGGTCACTGGGCCAGACTAAAATTGAATCAGATCCGGCTTCGTCTGATGATAGTAATCCAACAATGGTCACTTTTGAAATGAGTTCAGATGACTATGACAAATTCAAGTTCTTCTGTAAAGATGACATACTGCAACATGCTTCGTATGATGGTACAAACTTAAAACTGAGACTGAAATCGACAGCTGAAAGACAAAAGTATGAAGAAATTATCATAGCTCATCAGCAACAACTGTTGTGGTTAGAACACGTGACTGTACAGTATGTCGAAACCTTGCAAAAAGATGTAACTAAAGGTGTTATTGCGGAAGAATTTCCTACTATTTATTGTCAGATAGAAAAGaacttcattattttatttggagACGAATTGTCAATTCTGCAACGAGCCAAACAACGTTTAGAAATGATTTTGAACATTAACCAACAATTTCGAAAAGGAAGGAAATATAATGATATGACAAATTCCGAAACCATTGACGTGTCTAATTCAAGAGAAATAGACCAACTTTCTTCTACACACTTTGCATCTCGAAGTCTCTCCATGAATGATGTCCGCTACGATGATGGAATCTCTGCAAATTGGATTTTTACAACTGTAGAAGGCATAACTGTAAAAGTTTACTTTGGAAGTATTTTGAAACTAGATGTAGATTGCATAGTTAAGTCTAAATCTGAAAACATTTCTTTTCGTTATGGAAATTCTGCACCAATGTATGAAGCTGCAGGGAGACAGTATTATGAAGACCATGAAAACTATATAAGACGTAATGATAAATTTACTGTCCGCACCTGTGTGTCATCATCAACTAATAACCATTATTACAAATACGTTATACATACAACTGAACCTAGATGGCAAGATTATAGAGAAAATGAAAAGCACAAATGTGCTTTCGATTTTCAACAAACTATTGTATGTTGCCTTGTAGAAGCGGACAAATTGCAGTTGACATCAATCGCCTTACCGTTTGTCAGCACAG GCATTTCCCCAATTCCTAAAGAGATTTGTGCTAAAGAATACTGCAAAGCAATAGAAGAGTATAGCAGAATCAGAAAGAATACGTCAAGTTtacttgaaatacattttatagataaaaaCTATGCTCTTATTAGTTTGATCAGACAAGAATTTGCACAAGCGTTCAACCAATCAGGACAGGCTTGTGTTAGTAAACTGGAACCGGGAAGACAAAATCTCAAACCATATTCCAAGAGCACAAATGTACGTGCAGCGCAATTTCCTGTCAGATCTCGAATGGATAATGGAAACGCAGAGCTCTGTTGTATTTGCTTGAAAAAGATAGTGCAACCTTTCCAACTTCAATGCGGCCATTGGTTCTGTTCCGTTTGTATTGATCGCCATTTTAAGAATGAATCAACATGTCCACAATGTGGTGGTATACAGGGGAGTCAAACAGGGATACAGCCTCCAGGAAGAATGGAAGTTAATATCAAAAGTTCCTCCCTGTGTGGTTTTCCTGGAACAGACACTATTGAAATAGTGTATATAATACCATCAGGTATACAAGGG GAAGAGCATCCGAATCCGGGGAGACCCTTTGAAGGAATAACAAGACGGGCATATCTTCCAAATAACACGAAAGGCCAGTTGATTGCAAAGCTACTGCAAATAGCATTTGATAGACGATTGATATTTACTATTGGAACATCGAGAACAACGGGtaaaactggagttgtaatTTGGAATGATATTAGTCATAAGACTAATCCAGAGCCAAACGCTAT gtTTGGTTTCCCTGATGATATGTACTTTGATAGAGTACTTGATGATTTAGGCTTTAAAGGTGTGACAGAGAAGGATATACAGCCCTAA